In one Colletotrichum destructivum chromosome 2, complete sequence genomic region, the following are encoded:
- a CDS encoding Putative Acyl transferase domain superfamily, methyltransferase type 12, beta-ketoacyl synthase — MKQIDPPFTSSRQARIQAAGQEPIAIVGSACRFPGGASSPSKLWDLLRQPRDVLRTIPEDRFNPEGFYHPDGTHHGTSNVTQSYLLEEDPRVFDSGFFNIKPVEAHATDPQHRILLETVYEALESAGLPMEGMAGSQTAVYVGQMWCDYNDHLQRDMDSLPTYAGVGTARSILSNRISHFFDWHGPSATIDTACSSSLVAVYNAVMTLRNGDAPAAVVAGANIILTPEPYIGESKLKMLSHDSRSRMWDEDAKGYARGDGVAALVLKPLSAALADGDHIESVIRECLVNQDGRTAEGITVPSSEAQAELIRRTYAKSGLDATNVDDRCQYFEAHGTGTGAGDPREAKAIATAFFGPNHRSDDPSDKLYVGSIKTVIGHTEGTAGIAGILKASLAVQHGEIPPNLLFDKLSPAVAPFYTNLEIATEVKSWPLLALGAPRRVSINSFGFGGTNAHVILENFSKITPHDSSHLENGDPNGHLLSPFVFSASSESSLRAMIQQYIAYLEDNPNTNVRDLSFTLSRRSVLACRVAFPAQSVDDLVSKLAEWLKKAKASPDGLHSTRYSGGAGQSRILGVFTGQGAQWATMGKELITSFPRVRSILLEMDRSLATLPHNDRPQWSIVDELEADQGRSRVHLAAFSQPLCTAVQVVLVDLLRDAGIRFKAVVGHSSGEIGAAYAAGFITAASAIRIAYYRGQATALAGNNRPQKGAMMAIGTTIEDAEEFCNVDTLKGRIWIAAVNSPSSITLSGDADAIEEARLILEDEGKFARLLKVDKAYHSEHMRPCVEPYLQAMTDCDVRPTPEADDSCAWLSSVRADSRMQPRDPDLAGRYWCDNMALPVLFANAVQNAWEHQGPFDAVVEVGAHPALKGPCLETLQGLNETASSLPYTSLLSRNQNDVGSFTRGLGVLWQNLRSGSVDLEGLDRRISPGSSSPQLLKGLPSYAWDHDRVYWHESRLSRAYRTRPVRPHPLLGTPKSDGVAKELRWRNLLRVSEVPWIKGHTLQGQVVFPAAGYIVTAMEAALTLAGSRSPCLLAVSKVVISRALTLEDDVEVETLVSLSNINTDASDVVTADFEFHALLRRDASDLTLLATASVELTLGSATDSVESSAAYLPFRELGEQPNLLQVDTNDFYDFLEEVGYGYTGPFRALNTMQRKLDYGTGCLEVPQESWDGSSVLLHPAFLDASFQAIFLAMGWPRDAGLVEVFVPTEFRSVKVDVPSWRAAMAQTTSASPLRFDSRLRHTPESITGDVEVFAAANNTTLIQVENIKVVPFSPEGAASYRQLYSKTVYWPVTVDGVKASGSRLPTDQELEMAWDLERVAIYFLRTIEEEFSDPVSRENIALHHQYFFDFSNDILSRVARGTMPYAKKEWIHDTWNDVVDIFHRYPDSLDLQLMQKVGINMAASIRGETNLVEILFKDDFMDRFYAGALGLDLTMDWLGRIAVQLSLRYPHMKMLELGAGTGGATKSVFKHIGNQFSSYAFTDISAGFFPTAMNVFKSPKMVFKVLDAERDVVEQGFEEGGYDLLIASNILHATAKLDDTLRNARRLLKPGGYLLIAEVTCADVFRVRFPFSALPGWWRGHDDGRPLTATIDTTEWHQRLVRTGFSGIDAVTPEFEPLAWPSLIILSQAIDDRISFLRQPLHHQPSTLAPSAEADNEESQQQQLVLVGGQTMQSCSLLGQVSRILAPWFAGSGIIRIRCLEDLNKSDVLGPRCVVINFADLDKAALEDLTEASLAGLKKLLERPHCLLWVTSGCREQSPKMNMSVGLGRVLIHEMPGLRLQFLDMDDPFSAGAPRFVAESFLRWKALAQYESEDTPILWAREYELVLEDDVLKVPRIAYDDQMNLRYNASRKVVAQNTDVKDVPVYLCRSGSSWRFVQSPEARPGSFGRANAGDPLDVFFSSAVPSYGGLYAAIAENPKTHVPHVTFSKANGSILTESDVTAELPFHARKEDWEVYLSSLVVDLQAASIVDAIPQRSSVLLHEPSPSLVQSILPRALEKNIVVTCSSSPARNPAPSTSCAWVLIEANTPARVVRSQLPSDLDVFVDCLPGTRNSNLPASLRNALPRGCWQLDLREAIHRKPAHSSAPAAVLSAAVTGINSKLAERADVQTKTLQELDLSQDLENGLSLVIDWRSGSTSVVPAMVPPLDAYVSFKPDRTYVLFGLTSDLGQSLCDWMAARGARHIVMTSRNPNVDAVWLSAKVKAGVSIRVFANDITDEEALRDVVDDIRKTMPPIAGIANGAMVLRDKLFLDMPLENMTQTLHTKMKGSIYLDSIFGDQSEFDLDFFVFFSSIAAVTGNRAQSNYSAANMFMTALANNRRARGLPASVMHIGAIMGVGYMARNLTRAILDNLWSVGATWISEKDFHNCFGEAVLASRPGNGLNDDPDPSEKRIIQRTDRQPPRSVRTF, encoded by the exons ATGAAGCAAATTGATCCACCCTTCACTTCCTCACGGCAAGCTAGAATTCAGGCTGCGGGACAAGAGCCTATTGCCATTGTGGGCTCTGCTTGCCGGTTTCCAGGAGGCGCGAGCAGCCCATCCAAGCTATGGGACTTGTTAAGACAACCACGGGATGTCCTTCGGACGATACCTGAAGATCGCTTCAACCCCGAGGGCTTCTATCACCCCGACGGCACGCACCATGGCACCAGCAACGTTACCCAGTCATACCTGCTTGAAGAGGACCCGCGCGTCTTTGATTCGGGCTTCTTCAACATAAAGCCAGTTGAAGCTCACGCCACTGACCCTCAACACCGCATCCTTCTCGAAACTGTTTACGAGGCCCTGGAGTCGGCGGGCCTGCCCATGGAGGGTATGGCTGGCTCGCAAACGGCTGTTTACGTCGGCCAGATGTGGTGCGACTACAACGACCATCTACAGCGGGACATGGACAGCCTGCCCACCTACGCCGGTGTAGGAACCGCGCGTAGCATCCTGTCGAACCGCATATCCCACTTCTTTGACTGGCATGGTCCGTCGGCCACCATCGATACGGCATGTTCATCTAGTTTGGTGGCCGTTTACAACGCCGTTATGACATTGCGGAATGGAGACGCTCCGGCAGCCGTCGTTGCTGGGGCCAACATCATCCTGACGCCGGAGCCGTACATCGGCGAGAGCAAGCTCAAGATGCTCTCCCACGATAGCCGGTCGCGCATGTGGGACGAAGACGCCAAGGGATACGCGcgtggcgacggcgtggccgCGTTGGTCTTGAAGCCCTTGTCGGCTGCCTTGGCCGATGGCGACCACATTGAGAGCGTCATTCGTGAGTGTCTCGTCAACCAAGACGGCCGAACAGCCGAGGGAATCACCGTCCCAAGCTCGGAGGCACAGGCTGAGTTGATTCGGAGAACGTATGCGAAGTCAGGACTGGATGCCACGAACGTGGACGACCGTTGTCAGTACTTCGAAGCTCATGGAACTGGTACTGGTGCGGGCGACCCTAGG GAAGCCAAAGCTATTGCGACGGCGTTCTTTGGACCAAATCATCGGAGTGATGACCCCTCTGACAAGCTGTACGTTGGCTCTATCAAAACCGTCATCGGTCATACGGAGGGCACAGCTGGTATAGCAGGCATCCTTAAGGCGTCTCTGGCAGTTCAACATGGCGAAATCCCGCCCAATCTTCTCTTTGACAAGTTGAGCCCCGCTGTTGCTCCGTTCTATACCAACCTCGAGATCGCCACAGAGGTTAAAAGCTGGCCGCTGCTTGCACTGGGTGCTCCTCGCCGAGTAAGCATCAACAGCTTCGGTTTCGGAGGCACCAACGCCCACGTGATCCTTGAGAATTTCAGCAAGATCACGCCGCATGACAGCAGCCACCTCGAAAACGGCGATCCCAATGGCCACTTGCTGTCTCCGTTTGTGTTTTCCGCCTCCTCGGAATCGTCGCTGAGGGCTATGATCCAACAGTACATTGCCTACCTCGAGGACAACCCGAACACCAACGTTCGCGACTTGTCATTCACCCTCTCGAGACGCTCTGTCCTGGCTTGTCGAGTTGCCTTTCCTGCTCAGTCGGTTGATGACCTAGTGTCAAAGTTGGCTGAGTGGTTGAAGAAGGCTAAAGCCAGCCCAGACGGGCTACATAGCACGCGCTACTCTGGCGGCGCGGGCCAAAGCCGCATCTTGGGCGTCTTCACAGGTCAAGGAGCCCAATGGGCGACCATGGGAAAAGAACTCATCACCAGCTTCCCCCGAGTCCGTTCTATCCTTCTGGAGATGGATCGGTCCTTGGCAACTTTACCACACAACGACCGGCCACAGTGGTCCATTGTCGATGAACTTGAAGCCGACCAAGGCCGATCTCGTGTTCATCTGGCCGCTTTCTCGCAGCCACTTTGTACCGCCGTTCAGGTTGTTCTGGTGGACCTGCTACGAGACGCGGGCATTCGGTTCAAAGCCGTCGTGGGTCATTCTTCCGGAGAGATCGGTGCAGCATACGCCGCGGGCTTCATCACGGCGGCCAGCGCAATCAGAATTGCATACTACCGCGGACAAGCCACCGCGCTGGCCGGGAACAACAGGCCGCAAAAGGgggcgatgatggccatCGGCACGACGAtcgaagatgccgaggagtTTTGCAACGTCGACACTCTGAAGGGACGCATCTGGATCGCCGCAGTCaactcgccgtcgagcaTCACCCTTtccggcgacgccgacgccataGAGGAAGCCCGTCTGAttctcgaagacgagggcaAATTCGCCAGGCTCCTCAAGGTGGACAAAGCCTACCACTCGGAGCACATGCGTCCTTGTGTAGAGCCTTACCTGCAGGCCATGACGGACTGCGATGTCAGACCGACGCCGGAGGCCGATGACTCCTGCGCCTGGCTCTCCAGCGTGCGCGCCGATTCCAGGATGCAGCCGCGGGATCCGGACCTGGCAGGGCGATATTGGTGCGACAACATGGCCCTCCCGGTTCTGTTTGCCAATGCTGTGCAGAACGCGTGGGAGCATCAAGGCCCTTTTGATGCCGTGGTCGAAGTCGGGGCCCATCCGGCCCTCAAAGGGCCTTGCTTGGAGACACTGCAGGGACTGAACGAGACAGCATCCTCTCTCCCCTACACCAGCCTGCTATCCCGGAACCAGAACGACGTCGGGTCTTTCACCCGAGGCCTCGGGGTGCTCTGGCAAAACCTTAGATCCGGATctgtcgacctcgagggtCTCGATCGCCGCATTTCTCCGGGTTCCTCGTCTCCTCAACTCTTGAAGGGCCTCCCATCTTATGCTTGGGACCACGATCGCGTTTACTGGCACGAGTCACGGCTGAGTCGAGCGTACCGCACGCGCCCAGTCCGGCCTCATCCGCTCCTCGGCACACCCAAATCAGACGGTGTGGCCAAGGAGCTGCGATGGCGTAACCTGTTGCGAGTCTCCGAGGTTCCTTGGATCAAGGGCCATACTCTCCAAGGACAAGTTGTGttcccggcggcgggctATATCGTCACCGCAATGGAGGCAGCTCTGACTCTGGCAGGAAGTCGATCTCCTTGCCTCCTTGCAGTCAGCAAGGTGGTGATCAGTCGGGCGCTTACGCttgaggacgacgtcgaagtCGAGACCCTGGTTTCGCTGtccaacatcaacaccgaTGCTTCTGATGTTGTGACTGCGGACTTTGAGTTCCACGCATTGCTTCGCCGAGACGCTTCAGATCTTACTCTCCTCGCCACGGCTTCTGTTGAGTTGACGCTGGGGTCTGCTACAGACTCTGTGGAGTCCTCTGCCGCATATTTGCCCTTCAGAGAGCTTGGTGAGCAGCCGAATCTGCTCCAAGTCGACACAAACGACTTTTACGACTTCTTGGAGGAGGTTGGGTATGGATACACCGGACCGTTCCGGGCTCTCAATACAATGCAACGCAAGCTGGACTACGGCACTGGATGCCTGGAGGTGCCGCAGGAAAGCTGGGATGGTTCCTCTGTCCTCTTGCACCCGGCTTTCCTTGACGCATCGTTCCAAGCCATCTTTCTTGCCATGGGCTGGCCTCGAGACGCGGGGCTAGTTGAGGTCTTCGTCCCTACCGAGTTCCGGAGCGTCAAGGTCGATGTGCCCAGCTGGAGAGCGGCGATGGCCCAAACTACTTCAGCTTCCCCGTTGAGGTTTGACTCCAGACTCCGTCATACTCCAGAGTCGATCACGGGAGACGTCGAGGttttcgccgccgccaacaacaccaccctcATTCAGGTTGAGAACATTAAAGTCGTGCCGTTCTCGCCCGAGGGTGCCGCATCCTACAGGCAGCTGTACTCCAAGACTGTCTACTGGCCAGTAACAGTCGACGGAGTCAAGGCATCTGGCAGCCGTCTGCCTACAGACCAGGAGCTGGAGATGGCCTGGGATTTGGAACGGGTGGCCATCTACTTCCTTCGTACCATCGAAGAGGAGTTTTCCGACCCTGTTTCACGGGAAAATATTGCGCTTCATCATCAATACTTCTTCGACTTCAGCAACGACATCTTGTCACGCGTTGCCAGAGGTACCATGCCGTACGCTAAGAAGGAATGGATCCACGACACTTGGAACGATGTTGTGGACATCTTCCATCG GTATCCGGACAGTCTCGACCTCCAGCTGATGCAGAAAGTCGGCATCAACATGGCTGCGTCCATCCGGGGCGAGACTAACTTGGTCGAGATCTTGTTCAAAGACGACTTCATGGACAGGTTCTACGCTGGAGCCCTGGGTCTTGACCTCACCATGGATTGGCTCGGTCGCATTGCCGTCCAGCTATCGCTACGTTACCCCCACATGAAGATGCTCGAGTTGGGCGCCGGCACAGGAGGCGCCACCAAGAGCGTCTTCAAGCACATTGGCAACCAATTCTCCTCGTACGCCTTTACAGACATCTCAGCCGGCTTCTTCCCCACAGCGATGAATGTCTTCAAGTCACCTAAGATGGTCTTCAAGGTACTCGATGCCGAGagggacgtcgtcgagcaagGATTCGAGGAAGGGGGTTACGACCTTCTCATCGCGTCCAACATCCTGCACGCAACCGCCAAGCTCGATGACACTCTTCGCAACGCACGACGGCTCCTCAAGCCCGGAGGATACCTCCTGATTGCCGAAGTGACTTGCGCCGACGTGTTCCGAGTCCGATTCCCATTCTCGGCTCTGCCCGGCTGGTGGCGTGGCCATGACGATGGAAGGCCGCTCACAGCGACCATCGATACCACCGAATGGCATCAAAGACTCGTCAGGACGGGTTTCTCAGGAATCGACGCCGTTACTCCAGAGTTTGAGCCTCTGGCCTGGCCATCGTTGATCATCTTGTCTCAGGCCATCGATGACCGCATCTCGTTCCTACGCCAGCCTCTGCATCATCAACCATCGACGCTTGCTCCTTCAGCCGAGGCAGACAACGAGGAGagccaacagcaacaactcGTTCTTGTCGGAGGCCAGACCATGCAATCATGCAGCCTCCTGGGCCAGGTTAGCCGTATTCTAGCACCGTGGTTCGCTGGCTCGGGGATCATCAGGATCCGCTGCCTTGAGGATCTGAACAAATCAGATGTGCTTGGGCCAAGATGCGTCGTCATCAACTttgccgacctcgacaaAGCTGCTCTAGAGGACCTCACGGAAGCGTCCTTGGCCGGTCTCAAGAAGCTCCTCGAGCGTCCGCATTGTCTACTATGGGTTACCAGTGGCTGCCGGGAGCAGTCTCCGAAGATGAATATGAGTGTCGGCTTGGGCCGCGTGCTCATCCACGAAATGCCTGGACTCCGGCTACAGTTCCTGGACATGGACGACCCTTTCAGCGCCGGAGCACCCCGGTTCGTCGCCGAGAGCTTCCTTCGTTGGAAGGCTCTCGCGCAGTACGAGTCTGAAGACACTCCCATATTGTGGGCGCGCGAGTACGAGTTGGTCCTGGAAGACGACGTGCTCAAGGTTCCTCGCATCGCGTACGACGACCAGATGAACCTGAGATACAACGCGTCGAGAAAAGTAGTCGCACAGAACACTGACGTCAAGGACGTTCCTGTCTACCTTTGTCGTTCCGGATCTTCCTGGAGGTTCGTCCAGTCACCAGAAGCGCGGCCTGGCTCGTTCGGCCGAGCAAACGCTGGTGACCCGCTCGATGTATTCTTCTCTTCAGCTGTCCCGAGCTACGGCGGGCTGTACGCCGCTATCGCGGAAAACCCGAAAACTCACGTTCCGCACGTCACCTTTTCAAAGGCTAACGGCTCGATTCTAACGGAAAGCGACGTGACAGCGGAGCTTCCCTTCCACGCTCGAAAGGAAGACTGGGAGGTTTACTTGTCGTCGTTGGTTGTCGACCTCCAAGCCGCCAGTATCGTCGATGCCATCCCTCAGcgctcttccgtccttctccaTGAGCCAAGCCCCAGCCTGGTCCAGTCTATCCTCCCAAGAGCCTTGGAAAAGAACATTGTCGTCACCTGTTCTTCCTCTCCCGCGAGAAATCCAGCTCCGTCAACAAGCTGTGCTTGGGTCCTGATAGAAGCAAATACGCCCGCTCGGGTGGTACGATCCCAACTGCCGTCAGATTTGGACGTCTTTGTCGATTGTCTTCCCGGAACCCGAAACTCTAACTTGCCGGCATCTCTTCGAAACGCTCTTCCCAGAGGTTGTTGGCAGCTGGACCTTCGCGAAGCCATTCATCGCAAGCCTGCTCATTCATCCGCCCCGGCCGCGGTACTCTCGGCTGCTGTCACTGGCATCAACTCCAAACTCGCCGAAAGGGCTGACGTCCAAACAAAGACTCTCCAAGAGCTCGACCTATCTCAAGACCTAGAAAATGGGCTCTCGCTGGTCATCGACTGGCGATCTGGTTCAACTTCGGTTGTGCCTGCGATGGTGCCTCCGCTGGATGCCTACGTTTCTTTCAAGCCAGACCGCACCTACGTTCTCTTTGGACTGACGAGTGATCTTGGTCAATCACTCTGTGACTGGATGGCGGCTCGTGGTGCTCGTCATATTGTCATGACAAGTCGTAACCCGAACGTCGATGCTGTATGGCTTTCGGCCAAGGTGAAAGCGGGAGTTTCGATCAGGGTCTTTGCCAA TGACATCACCGATGAGGAGGCGCTCCGTGATGTGGTCGATGACATCCGGAAAACGATGCCTCCGATTGCCGGCATTGCCAACGGCGCCATGGTTCTTCGCGACAAGCTTTTCCTCGACATGCCTCTGGAAAACATGACGCAGACGCTTCACACTAAGATGAAGGGCAGCATATACCTCGATTCGATATTCGGTGACCAGTCCGAGTTTGACCTGGACTTCTTCGtgttcttctcctccattGCCGCCGTGACTGGCAACCGGGCTCAATCCAACTACAGCGCTGCCAACATGTTCATGACTGCACTGGCCAACAACAGAAGAGCTCGTGGGCTCCCTGCCTCGGTCATGCATATTGGCGCCATCATGGGCGTCGGTTACATGGCTCGGAACCTGACCCGCGCCATTCTGGACAACCTTTGGAGCGTCGGTGCGACGTGGATCTCGGAGAAGGACTTCCACAACTGCTTCGGAGAGGCGGTGCTCGCCAGTCGCCCTGGCAATGGTCTCAATGACGACCCCGACCCTAGTGAAAAACGAATCATTCAACGTACCGACCGACAGCCACCACGATCGGTTCGGACGTTCTAG
- a CDS encoding Putative TauD/TfdA-like domain, taurine dioxygenase TauD-like superfamily: MAPGSIEVDVPVARSVGVTPSTKPLKLSGALNDFESFDPTPLTGREFPKANIVDWLRAPNSDALIRDLAITVSQRGVVFFRKQDDLTPELQKELLTRLGELTCRPAASGLHIHPFFNAERDDQGDDHVVSYIHQKQQKPEPLIKSSDLAADALCPKKQNTAEWHSDACFEPVPADYSCLRLTTIPPTGGDTLWANGYELYDKISEPYQKFLETLTVTFEPPGLKQMCDAAGVTLYSKERGNPENVGDVIKAVHPVVRTNPVTGWKSVFAIGGMVKHINRVTSEESKMLVDWFHDLIFKNHTIQVRFNWKDPNDFAIWDNRSFYHSATYDFWQMGDRHGCRGSGVGEKPYLDPKSKSRREDLAANGP, encoded by the exons ATGGCCCCCGGAAGCATCGAAGTTGACGTGCCTGTGGCCAGGAGTGTTGGCGTTACTCCCTCAACAAAACCTCTAAAGCTTTCCGGAGCCCTGAATGACTTCGAATCGTTCGACCCTACCCCCCTGACTGGCCGCGAATTCCCCAAGGCGAACATCGTAGATTGGTTGAGAGCGCCAAACTCTGATGCCCTGATTCGAGATCTTGCCATCACCG TCTCCCAGCGCGGCGTGGTCTTCTTCCGCAAACAAGACGACCTTACACCCGAGTTGCAAAAGGAGCTGCTTACCAGACTTGGCGAGCTCACTTGTCGGCCTGCGGCTTCCGGTCTTCACATCCACCCCTTTTTCAACGCTGAGCGTGACGACCAAGGGGACGACCACGTGGTCAGCTACATCCACCAAAAGCAGCAGAAACCGGAACCCTTGATCAAGAGCAGCGActtggccgccgacgccttgTGCCCAAAGAAGCAGAACACGGCCGAGTGGCACAGCGACGCCTGCTTCGAGCCTGTGCCGGCAGACTACTCGTGTTTGCGGCTCACGACCATACCTCCTACGGGAGGCGACACTTTGTGGGCAAATGGATATGAGCTCTACGACAAGATTAG CGAGCCGTATCAAAAGTTTCTCGAGACTCTTACAGTGACGTTTGAGCCGCCCGGTCTCAAGCAGATGTGTGACGCCGCGGGCGTCACTCTCTATTCCAAAGAGCGGGGCAACCCCGAGAACGTTGGTGATGTGATCAAGGCCGTGCATCCCGTCGTGCGAACGAATCCTGTCACGGGATGGAAGAGCGTCTTCGCGATTGGCGGCATGGTCAAGCACATCAACCGCGTCACCAGCGAAGAGAGCAAGATGCTCGTTGACTGGTTCCACGACTTGATCTTCAAGAATCACACCATCCAAGTGCGATTTAACTGGAAGGACCCTAATGACTTTG CCATCTGGGATAATCGGAGCTTCTACCACTCCGCCACCTACGATTTCTGGCAGATGGGTGACAGGCACGGATGTCGGGGCTCTGGAGTCGG